The following are from one region of the Pseudodesulfovibrio piezophilus C1TLV30 genome:
- a CDS encoding winged helix-turn-helix transcriptional regulator, with protein sequence MSEPAAHGIKGMLITDGLYLKPSKSTRVLAILEALTRDSNLSQFELGRRLNLSGAMVNQYLKQLQEGGLVEFLPVNGKSYHYTLTDKGKQVRRDMFSDYSSETIRLYTTIKDFVLENLRGLLDEGKTRLALFGASETCEVVLSALRDTKFQIMILLDNDPKKQGQLFNGHVVSAPQVMEQVDCDAVVITSFGKQAEIYEQLKPYSEKRGFQIVRF encoded by the coding sequence ATGTCAGAACCAGCTGCACATGGAATCAAAGGAATGTTGATCACGGACGGGCTTTACCTGAAACCGAGCAAGTCGACCCGGGTGCTCGCCATTCTGGAGGCATTGACTCGTGACTCGAATCTGTCCCAGTTCGAGTTGGGGAGACGCCTCAACCTGTCTGGGGCCATGGTCAACCAATATCTCAAGCAGCTTCAGGAAGGCGGGCTGGTCGAATTTCTTCCCGTCAACGGGAAAAGCTACCATTACACTCTGACCGATAAGGGAAAACAGGTCCGACGTGACATGTTTTCCGACTATTCTTCCGAGACAATCCGACTTTATACCACTATCAAGGATTTCGTCTTGGAGAATCTGCGGGGACTGCTTGATGAAGGCAAGACCCGGCTGGCTCTTTTTGGGGCTTCAGAAACCTGTGAAGTGGTTTTGTCAGCATTGCGCGACACCAAATTTCAAATAATGATTTTGCTGGACAATGATCCCAAAAAACAGGGACAGTTGTTCAATGGGCATGTGGTTTCGGCTCCTCAGGTTATGGAGCAGGTCGACTGTGACGCAGTGGTCATCACCTCATTCGGCAAGCAAGCCGAGATATATGAGCAACTCAAGCCGTACTCAGAAAAGCGCGGATTCCAAATCGTGAGATTTTGA
- a CDS encoding chemotaxis protein, with protein sequence MSQQDILLETGTNELEIIEFFIHEETERGLVTHYFGVNVAKVLEVVEAPDGLTGSEAAVHPSFLGTIPLRDLILPVVDLSVWLDLHRAEDLNEPIIVTEFNAMITGFLVSGVTQIHRVNWAEVEPPSKYFSSMDSNCITGTIKINDRFVLMLDLEQVLADLDESGSTQANLSDIVSDERYHAMIADDSTSVRELLRTNFTNANFEVTLAYDGAEAWAKLEAIKAQSQKEDRSPLDYLDVVVSDVEMPQMDGYTLTRKIKEDPILKVLPVTLFSSLISKSVLHKGKAVMADAQVTKPEFNGLTAKVIDLIESWREKIQG encoded by the coding sequence ATGAGTCAGCAGGATATCCTACTGGAAACCGGGACAAACGAATTGGAAATCATAGAGTTTTTTATCCATGAGGAAACCGAACGTGGACTGGTCACGCATTATTTTGGCGTTAATGTTGCCAAGGTTCTCGAAGTTGTGGAAGCTCCGGACGGATTGACCGGGTCTGAAGCGGCTGTTCATCCGAGTTTTTTGGGAACCATTCCGCTGCGAGATCTTATTCTTCCGGTGGTGGATTTGAGCGTCTGGCTGGATTTGCATCGGGCCGAGGATTTGAACGAACCGATTATTGTGACTGAATTCAACGCCATGATAACCGGTTTTCTGGTCTCAGGCGTTACCCAGATTCACCGCGTCAATTGGGCTGAAGTCGAACCGCCGAGCAAATATTTTTCCAGTATGGATTCCAACTGCATAACCGGAACCATCAAGATCAATGATCGTTTTGTCCTGATGCTTGACCTTGAACAAGTCCTTGCTGATCTTGATGAATCGGGTTCCACTCAGGCAAATCTCAGCGATATTGTTTCTGATGAGCGCTATCACGCAATGATAGCGGATGATTCAACCTCTGTGCGCGAATTGCTCCGAACGAATTTTACCAATGCCAATTTTGAAGTCACCTTGGCGTATGATGGAGCGGAGGCGTGGGCGAAACTCGAAGCGATCAAGGCTCAATCTCAGAAAGAGGACCGTTCTCCGCTCGATTATTTGGATGTGGTTGTCTCTGATGTGGAAATGCCACAGATGGATGGATATACGCTCACGAGAAAAATCAAGGAAGACCCTATACTCAAAGTACTCCCGGTGACCTTGTTTTCGTCCTTGATATCCAAGTCCGTTTTACATAAAGGCAAGGCCGTTATGGCAGACGCGCAGGTGACAAAGCCCGAGTTTAATGGATTGACCGCCAAGGTCATTGATCTGATTGAGAGCTGGCGAGAGAAAATACAGGGATAA
- a CDS encoding DUF2325 domain-containing protein: MCAALVGGMDRLKRDYMNEAKKNGVKLKCYTGKERKISGSLGNVDFVVLFTNKVSHKARKDVLAALRGTGVPVIMRHSCGVSSLRDCIGEATT; this comes from the coding sequence ATGTGCGCAGCATTAGTAGGCGGAATGGACAGGTTGAAACGAGACTACATGAATGAAGCCAAAAAGAATGGAGTCAAACTAAAATGCTACACAGGAAAGGAGCGAAAGATATCCGGCTCCTTGGGGAATGTCGACTTCGTCGTCCTCTTCACCAACAAGGTTTCCCACAAAGCTCGCAAGGACGTTCTTGCTGCTCTGCGCGGAACCGGTGTTCCTGTGATCATGCGTCACTCCTGTGGCGTCAGCTCCCTGCGTGATTGTATAGGCGAAGCAACCACTTAG
- a CDS encoding N-acetylneuraminate synthase family protein, with product MKQIKSIQLPSGIFIGQGFPCFIVAEIGNNHQGEFKIAKEMVDKAAAAGVQAVKFQKRDMEALLTREGRAAPYTGCNSFGPTYGEHRNALELSIDQMAELKAYSESLGLVFFASAWDDPSLKQILGLDVDLLKICSADLVNVPLVRKYAAAKVPIILSTGMSSLEDIDVALSEIRAYHDDVILLHCNSSYPCPEDQIGLPVMDALSERYGLPIGYSGHEQGLGPSVGAAALGACVVERHFTLDKSLKGTDHQASLEPHELSQMVTMIREVERAMCVKGKKVFPEEQAAAKKLRKCIVFSRDLPAGHILAEADLTTRSPRVGVSPVHWDEVVGATLKKSVKQEEPLQWETLNVAENDCADAATS from the coding sequence ATGAAACAAATCAAGTCCATACAGTTGCCATCCGGCATCTTCATCGGCCAGGGATTTCCCTGTTTTATTGTGGCTGAAATAGGGAACAACCATCAGGGCGAATTCAAGATCGCCAAGGAGATGGTTGACAAGGCTGCTGCAGCCGGAGTTCAGGCTGTCAAATTTCAGAAACGTGACATGGAAGCCTTGCTGACCCGTGAAGGACGCGCTGCGCCCTATACTGGCTGCAACAGCTTCGGACCGACCTACGGGGAGCATCGGAATGCGCTTGAGTTGTCCATTGATCAAATGGCCGAACTCAAGGCATACAGTGAATCTCTTGGATTGGTCTTTTTTGCCTCAGCCTGGGATGACCCGAGCCTCAAGCAGATTCTCGGGCTCGACGTTGATTTGCTCAAGATATGTTCGGCTGACCTGGTGAATGTTCCCCTTGTCCGCAAGTATGCGGCTGCCAAGGTGCCAATCATCCTTTCAACAGGCATGAGCTCTCTTGAAGATATTGATGTCGCCCTGTCTGAGATTCGGGCTTATCATGATGATGTCATTCTGTTGCATTGCAATTCGTCATACCCTTGCCCCGAAGACCAGATCGGCCTGCCTGTCATGGATGCTTTGTCCGAGCGGTACGGATTGCCTATTGGCTACTCAGGGCATGAACAGGGCCTGGGGCCGAGTGTCGGTGCCGCCGCTCTTGGCGCATGTGTGGTCGAGCGTCATTTCACCTTGGATAAATCCTTGAAAGGGACTGATCATCAAGCTTCTCTTGAGCCACATGAGTTATCGCAGATGGTGACCATGATTCGCGAAGTGGAGCGAGCCATGTGCGTCAAAGGCAAAAAAGTTTTTCCGGAAGAGCAGGCAGCAGCCAAAAAGTTACGCAAATGCATTGTGTTTTCGCGAGATCTCCCCGCCGGGCATATTTTGGCTGAGGCTGATTTGACCACTCGCAGTCCGCGGGTGGGTGTGTCTCCAGTTCATTGGGATGAAGTGGTCGGTGCGACTCTCAAGAAATCAGTCAAACAGGAAGAACCATTGCAATGGGAAACTCTCAACGTGGCGGAAAATGATTGCGCCGATGCAGCGACCTCATAA
- a CDS encoding flavin reductase family protein, whose product MHERMNIGTDPYVLPAPQTIVGSMLDGKPNFMALAWVSRFTHTPCLMGIGVNAKHATHRAILETGQFSINFPSVDMVNETDYVGLASGNRTDKSTVFKVHFGSLANAPLIEDCPISIELELFKHVDLETHSLFLGEVKGTWTEDRFMTDGYPDITKVRPLLLSMPDNIYWSVGEQKGKAWHDGKALRDTLKTKR is encoded by the coding sequence ATGCACGAAAGAATGAACATAGGCACGGATCCGTATGTGCTCCCAGCCCCGCAGACCATTGTCGGAAGCATGCTTGACGGAAAACCCAACTTCATGGCTCTGGCCTGGGTCAGTCGGTTTACTCACACACCCTGCCTCATGGGTATTGGCGTCAATGCCAAGCACGCAACCCATAGGGCTATTCTGGAAACAGGACAGTTCAGCATCAATTTCCCTTCAGTTGATATGGTGAACGAAACTGACTACGTCGGCCTCGCATCTGGAAACCGCACCGACAAATCAACTGTTTTCAAAGTCCATTTCGGCTCTCTTGCCAACGCCCCATTGATCGAGGATTGCCCGATATCAATAGAGCTTGAATTATTCAAACACGTTGACCTGGAGACCCATTCTCTCTTCCTCGGAGAAGTCAAAGGCACCTGGACTGAAGACCGTTTCATGACAGATGGGTATCCGGACATAACCAAAGTCCGGCCATTACTCCTTTCCATGCCGGACAATATTTACTGGTCAGTTGGAGAACAAAAAGGCAAGGCATGGCATGACGGAAAAGCCCTGCGGGACACATTGAAGACAAAACGATAA
- a CDS encoding right-handed parallel beta-helix repeat-containing protein, with protein MPCRAVIILAFICLLTAYPALAEETIVGTGNPEQDIANIQKAVDGGGTIVLQGDFDLGTDGRIKITKNVRIRGEKDSQGEPTTTLSGGYWSFYSPLPVKGAPPSGKGPLIAIHSIHFDGAKGTPLHFPHVGGLDVRGCTVSNVKPQQINVKWTGGETLSFQAGIVVGNRLDNRSKRLKRAALGTIKIVNNRFSMDTDNPDTVAGYGIMIDWTWAAQISITNNIINEAARNGIEVLDNVIGPKGEGSITIDKNRITTPEDGIPFPHKYGPNGIVAGWYFDTSGGANFSKNNRMTMSGNRIEVRGKASTGMLLYANDMVITCNDIIMGGGSQARGIVQTGSRGFFANNRVRGEGRYAIYCHSFESLRGETNTFAWTELNDFTPIKGQIFLGGNVNVIIGAAPLLVDKGMGNRVVDAKPCALPEIAPESGSWEPVEQ; from the coding sequence ATGCCCTGCCGTGCTGTTATTATACTTGCGTTCATCTGTTTGCTCACCGCCTATCCGGCCCTTGCCGAAGAAACAATAGTCGGGACCGGTAACCCGGAACAGGATATCGCCAATATCCAAAAAGCGGTGGACGGGGGGGGGACTATTGTGTTGCAGGGGGATTTTGACCTCGGCACGGATGGCAGAATCAAAATCACCAAAAATGTCCGCATCCGAGGCGAGAAGGATTCTCAGGGCGAACCAACGACCACGCTCTCCGGTGGGTATTGGAGTTTCTATTCCCCCCTCCCCGTCAAAGGAGCGCCGCCTTCCGGCAAAGGGCCACTCATCGCGATTCATTCCATTCACTTTGACGGTGCCAAGGGAACCCCACTTCACTTTCCTCATGTGGGAGGCCTTGATGTTCGAGGCTGTACGGTGAGCAATGTCAAACCACAACAAATCAATGTCAAATGGACGGGAGGGGAGACTCTCTCTTTCCAAGCCGGGATTGTCGTTGGTAACCGACTCGACAACAGAAGCAAACGTCTCAAGCGGGCAGCTCTCGGGACCATCAAAATAGTCAACAACCGTTTTTCCATGGACACAGACAACCCGGATACCGTGGCTGGATACGGCATCATGATAGATTGGACCTGGGCCGCCCAGATCAGCATCACAAACAATATCATTAACGAAGCCGCCCGAAATGGCATCGAAGTTCTGGACAATGTCATCGGTCCCAAGGGGGAAGGCTCTATCACCATAGATAAAAATCGTATTACGACCCCGGAAGATGGGATTCCATTTCCTCACAAGTACGGGCCGAATGGCATTGTAGCCGGGTGGTACTTTGACACAAGCGGCGGAGCCAACTTCAGCAAGAATAATAGAATGACAATGAGTGGCAATAGAATTGAAGTCCGAGGAAAAGCCTCCACAGGCATGCTCCTCTATGCGAACGATATGGTTATAACCTGCAACGATATTATCATGGGCGGCGGGTCTCAAGCGCGTGGCATTGTTCAAACCGGCTCCCGGGGATTCTTTGCCAATAATAGAGTCCGAGGGGAGGGACGCTACGCCATATACTGTCATTCCTTTGAATCTCTCAGGGGAGAGACCAATACCTTCGCATGGACTGAACTTAACGATTTCACCCCTATCAAAGGACAGATTTTTCTAGGCGGTAATGTCAACGTCATCATCGGGGCCGCCCCGCTCCTGGTCGATAAAGGAATGGGAAACCGGGTTGTTGATGCAAAACCCTGTGCTTTGCCTGAAATAGCCCCGGAAAGCGGTTCATGGGAACCGGTTGAGCAATAA
- a CDS encoding MarR family winged helix-turn-helix transcriptional regulator has translation MTTASRYLHNCLYFTANSLARNIGKMADMAFKGTGLSPSHAFMMVLINEQPGITQKELSEHLALAPSTLTRFADKLVYNGFIEREQKGKIVRIYPTREGAELTPAIENAWKTLHDQYSKVLGTEKGHELTSLIDQANQQLENLGEFSR, from the coding sequence ATGACAACTGCTTCACGATATCTCCACAACTGTCTGTATTTTACCGCCAACAGCCTTGCACGAAATATAGGCAAAATGGCGGACATGGCTTTCAAAGGAACCGGCCTTTCACCTTCTCACGCATTCATGATGGTACTCATTAATGAACAGCCAGGAATAACCCAAAAGGAATTGAGTGAGCACCTCGCCCTTGCCCCATCGACCCTGACCCGGTTCGCTGACAAGTTGGTATACAATGGGTTCATAGAGCGCGAACAAAAAGGAAAAATTGTTCGAATATACCCGACTCGTGAGGGAGCAGAGTTGACCCCTGCCATTGAAAACGCCTGGAAAACATTGCATGACCAATATTCCAAAGTTCTCGGCACCGAAAAAGGACATGAACTGACCTCGCTCATAGACCAGGCAAATCAGCAACTGGAAAACCTCGGCGAGTTCTCTCGGTGA